One region of Ahniella affigens genomic DNA includes:
- a CDS encoding sugar kinase, translating into MSRAILCFGELLIRLAPPARTRLAQAAQLDLQVGGAEANVAAGLAQFGHVVQMLSVLPDHALGDLVLAALRAKGVDTDPIRRQPGRMGLYFLEQGAMRRASEVLYDRAGSVFAAIDPAEFDWPSLLRNVGHVHLSGVTPALNARAAQCAIEAAQAARRLGCSLSMDGNFRGSLWKVWNGDAPALLRSMMQEANVLFASQRDIELVLGARFDTTDSADQQFRKAAVTAFQAFPHLQQFTCTHRVVLSAGRQQLAGLLALRDGTILQSAPYTLDDIVDRIGAGDAFASGFLHGLLQGWPMQRCLDFALAAGAHKHSVPGDMPVASERDIEAWIQAEQADVKR; encoded by the coding sequence ATGAGCCGCGCCATACTTTGTTTTGGTGAACTGTTGATTCGCCTCGCGCCGCCGGCGCGCACGCGTTTGGCGCAAGCGGCCCAATTGGACTTGCAGGTGGGCGGCGCCGAAGCCAATGTGGCGGCCGGGCTTGCGCAGTTTGGCCATGTGGTGCAAATGCTCAGTGTGCTGCCTGATCACGCGTTGGGTGATCTCGTTCTGGCGGCGTTGCGCGCCAAAGGGGTCGATACCGATCCGATTCGGCGGCAACCTGGGCGGATGGGTCTTTATTTTTTGGAGCAAGGCGCGATGCGCCGGGCGAGCGAGGTGCTTTACGACCGTGCGGGTAGTGTGTTCGCGGCCATCGATCCTGCCGAATTCGATTGGCCGTCGCTGCTTCGCAACGTCGGTCATGTACATCTGTCTGGGGTCACGCCTGCGCTGAACGCCCGTGCCGCGCAATGCGCGATCGAGGCGGCACAGGCCGCGAGACGACTCGGTTGCTCCTTGTCGATGGACGGCAATTTTCGTGGCAGTTTATGGAAAGTCTGGAACGGCGACGCACCGGCCTTGCTGCGGTCCATGATGCAAGAGGCCAATGTGCTGTTCGCCAGCCAACGGGATATCGAACTGGTGCTAGGCGCCCGATTCGACACCACAGACAGCGCCGACCAACAGTTTCGCAAAGCCGCCGTCACCGCGTTTCAGGCGTTCCCGCACCTGCAGCAGTTCACGTGTACGCATCGCGTCGTGTTGTCGGCCGGCCGACAGCAGCTGGCGGGTCTGCTCGCGCTTCGCGATGGGACGATTTTGCAATCGGCGCCGTACACCCTCGATGACATTGTGGATCGGATCGGCGCGGGTGATGCGTTTGCCTCCGGCTTTCTGCACGGACTGTTGCAAGGCTGGCCCATGCAACGATGTCTGGATTTTGCGTTGGCCGCCGGTGCCCATAAGCATTCGGTGCCGGGCGATATGCCGGTCGCGTCAGAACGTGACATCGAGGCGTGGATCCAGGCTGAGCAGGCAGACGTGAAACGTTGA
- a CDS encoding TonB-dependent receptor codes for MNQKEQKGGLQMRRLSVAILLCLPWLAAAQDAAKADPASEASKAEAAKKEDARELEEIVVTYRESLNQALDEKREQVGQVDIIKAEDIGKFPDLNLAESLQRIPGVAITRDAGEGRNISVRGLGPQFTRIRINGMEALATGGGTDASGGVNRGRGFDFNVFASELFNSIAVNKTSSAEVDEGSLGATVDLQTARPFDYPGFTAVASAQASYGDLSGDVDPRTAALISNTWADGQFGALLSIAQSQRHLVEEGHSTVRWSSSTANGNFAASSPFAAARGADVFHPRLPRYGVIEHDQDRLGATLALQWQVSDATLLNFDVLHAKFDATRGENFLQAQSFSRAGNGKPQTIVRDGEIDEHGNLVYGVFDNVDLRAESRYDELTTRFTQYNLELGHQFNESWRLDAMVGASGSKFRNPIQTTITLDRANVNGYSYDYRNDDRMPIFNYGFDVTDPANWGWLNTAPNSQGSEVRLRPQTADNDFHTARFDLTFEPNYTWNFKGGLSWKDYTFDTTELRRTSETSVPGLPAGSSLTNLTRLIGFSDLNVSGGTPTSWLIPDLDAFADLLDIYCNCGTFRLSTDAARGNNNSVGEESLSGYLQANFQTELMGRPFSGSFGVRQVETDQSSTGIGVIAGAATLITVDRSYSDTLPSLNLKWDLNDELVLRFGAAKVMARPGLGNLAPGVNISVSGSSRTISGQNPLLEPFRAKTYDLGLEWYFAEESLLSVAYFYKDIDSFVQTTRATGTFDQNPFGLPDSLRPTNTNATDSWEFTFPVNTPGGPLRGYEISYQQPLSFLPGFLANTGVQLNHTHVSSKIDYLTATGALAARENLTGLSEDAFNATLYWEGERFGARVSAAYRSDYLTTVPGRDGNDVEGTKGTTTFDASASYKLNDKVEFTFEGLNLSNEFNDQWVDSEGDRVVVYHQTGRVYIVGVRVKF; via the coding sequence ATGAACCAGAAAGAACAAAAGGGTGGCTTGCAAATGCGCAGACTGTCGGTCGCGATTCTGCTGTGTCTGCCCTGGCTGGCAGCCGCACAGGATGCCGCAAAGGCTGACCCGGCAAGCGAAGCGTCCAAAGCCGAAGCGGCCAAGAAGGAAGATGCCCGCGAGCTTGAAGAGATCGTGGTGACCTACCGCGAAAGTCTGAATCAGGCGCTCGATGAAAAGCGTGAGCAGGTCGGTCAGGTCGATATCATCAAAGCCGAAGACATTGGCAAATTCCCGGACCTGAATCTGGCTGAGTCGTTGCAGCGCATTCCCGGCGTGGCGATTACCCGCGATGCCGGCGAGGGTCGCAACATCTCGGTGCGCGGCCTGGGCCCACAGTTCACGCGGATTCGCATCAATGGCATGGAAGCGCTCGCAACCGGTGGCGGCACGGACGCGTCTGGCGGCGTGAATCGTGGGCGCGGCTTTGATTTCAATGTGTTTGCCTCTGAATTGTTCAACAGCATTGCCGTGAACAAGACCTCCAGCGCTGAAGTCGATGAAGGCTCGCTGGGCGCCACGGTCGATCTGCAGACGGCGCGTCCGTTCGACTATCCCGGCTTCACGGCCGTGGCGTCGGCCCAGGCGAGCTACGGCGATCTGTCTGGCGATGTTGACCCCCGTACGGCGGCACTGATCAGCAATACCTGGGCCGATGGCCAGTTCGGCGCGCTGCTCTCCATCGCGCAGAGTCAGCGTCATCTCGTGGAAGAAGGTCACAGCACCGTTCGCTGGAGCAGTTCGACTGCGAATGGCAACTTTGCGGCATCCTCACCTTTTGCCGCAGCGCGTGGCGCCGATGTGTTCCATCCGCGCCTGCCGCGTTATGGCGTGATCGAACATGACCAGGATCGCTTAGGTGCGACGCTTGCATTGCAATGGCAAGTCAGCGATGCCACGTTGCTGAACTTTGACGTGCTGCACGCCAAGTTTGATGCCACGCGCGGCGAAAACTTCCTGCAGGCTCAGAGCTTTTCGCGAGCCGGCAATGGTAAGCCACAAACCATCGTTCGCGATGGCGAGATCGATGAGCATGGCAATCTGGTTTACGGTGTGTTCGATAACGTCGATCTGCGTGCCGAGTCGCGTTACGACGAACTGACCACCCGATTTACGCAATACAACCTGGAGCTCGGACATCAGTTCAACGAGTCCTGGCGCCTTGATGCGATGGTCGGTGCGTCCGGCTCGAAGTTCCGGAATCCGATTCAGACTACCATCACGCTCGACCGTGCGAACGTCAACGGCTACAGCTACGACTATCGCAATGATGATCGCATGCCGATCTTCAACTACGGCTTCGATGTCACCGATCCGGCCAACTGGGGCTGGCTCAACACCGCGCCGAACAGCCAAGGTTCTGAGGTCCGTCTGCGCCCGCAAACGGCCGACAACGACTTCCACACGGCCCGTTTCGATCTGACGTTCGAACCGAATTACACCTGGAACTTCAAGGGCGGTCTGAGCTGGAAGGACTACACGTTCGATACCACCGAGCTCCGCCGGACCTCGGAAACGTCGGTTCCCGGACTACCGGCCGGCAGTTCGTTGACCAACCTCACCCGTTTGATCGGCTTCAGCGATCTGAACGTTTCGGGCGGCACGCCGACGTCCTGGCTGATTCCGGATCTGGACGCGTTCGCAGACCTGCTCGACATCTATTGCAACTGTGGCACGTTCCGCTTGTCGACAGACGCGGCACGAGGCAACAACAACAGCGTTGGCGAAGAATCGTTGTCGGGCTATCTGCAAGCGAACTTCCAAACCGAGCTGATGGGTCGCCCGTTCTCCGGCAGCTTTGGCGTGCGGCAAGTGGAGACCGATCAAAGTTCAACGGGCATTGGCGTGATCGCTGGAGCGGCGACGCTGATCACCGTGGATCGCAGCTACAGCGACACGCTGCCCTCGCTGAACTTGAAGTGGGACTTGAACGACGAGCTCGTGCTCCGGTTTGGCGCTGCGAAAGTCATGGCGCGTCCGGGTCTTGGCAATCTCGCACCGGGCGTGAATATCTCGGTGTCAGGTTCGTCACGCACGATCTCCGGCCAGAATCCGCTGTTGGAACCGTTCCGTGCCAAGACGTACGATCTGGGACTGGAGTGGTACTTTGCCGAAGAGTCGCTGTTGTCGGTTGCCTACTTCTACAAGGACATCGATAGTTTCGTGCAGACGACGCGTGCTACGGGTACGTTCGACCAGAATCCATTCGGTCTCCCCGACAGCCTGCGTCCGACCAACACCAATGCGACCGATTCGTGGGAATTCACGTTCCCAGTCAACACCCCTGGCGGCCCGCTGCGCGGCTACGAAATCTCGTATCAGCAGCCGCTCAGCTTCCTGCCTGGATTCCTCGCGAACACGGGTGTGCAGCTGAACCACACCCATGTGTCGTCGAAGATCGACTACTTGACCGCGACGGGTGCACTCGCGGCGCGGGAGAACCTGACGGGCCTGTCGGAAGATGCATTCAACGCCACGTTGTACTGGGAAGGCGAGCGCTTCGGCGCCCGAGTCTCGGCAGCGTATCGCAGCGACTATCTGACGACGGTCCCCGGCCGCGATGGCAACGACGTCGAAGGCACCAAGGGCACGACCACGTTCGATGCTTCGGCATCATACAAGTTGAACGACAAGGTTGAGTTCACGTTTGAAGGCCTGAATCTCAGCAACGAGTTCAATGACCAGTGGGTCGATTCGGAAGGTGATCGCGTCGTCGTGTATCACCAGACCGGTCGCGTCTACATTGTTGGTGTGCGTGTGAAGTTCTGA
- a CDS encoding pectinesterase family protein has protein sequence MVSRKPDDAAFGPLFVDLASALAAAPRGGQRYFIYLAPGIWREKILIERPNVTLVGAGQDQTSVVVGDSAGSLDANGQALGTAASASVTIAAPGFAAQHLTIANDFDYVGARRQLAADPRGPNGLQAVALRLTDAAANARLQAVTLCGHQDTLWVEGGGHRFDSCRIEGSVDFVFGGGTALLNGCQIHSRYRPDAGAAQGCVTAPSTPRSAPLGLVFRNCRLTADRKIQDGSVHLARAWRPTRDFTDGRYGDPEAVGMAAFLNCWMGRHVHPDAFTEMSYQAIDGSRAWLTPNEARFVLDGVRGPARFSALAQRPLQAELRSHIDLLWPDT, from the coding sequence GTGGTCTCGCGTAAACCGGATGATGCGGCTTTTGGGCCTTTGTTCGTTGACCTGGCCTCTGCGCTGGCCGCTGCTCCCCGCGGCGGCCAGCGCTATTTCATTTACCTCGCGCCTGGAATCTGGCGGGAAAAGATCCTAATCGAGCGACCGAACGTGACGTTGGTCGGCGCAGGTCAGGATCAAACTTCGGTCGTAGTTGGCGACTCGGCTGGCTCGTTGGATGCGAATGGACAAGCGCTTGGCACGGCGGCCTCTGCCAGTGTCACCATCGCCGCGCCAGGCTTTGCCGCGCAGCATTTGACGATCGCAAACGACTTCGACTACGTGGGCGCCCGCAGACAGCTCGCTGCCGATCCACGCGGTCCAAATGGTCTCCAGGCCGTCGCGCTGCGCCTGACCGATGCGGCTGCCAATGCGCGCTTGCAAGCGGTCACGCTCTGCGGTCACCAGGACACGCTGTGGGTCGAAGGCGGCGGTCATCGCTTCGATAGTTGCCGAATCGAAGGCAGTGTGGATTTCGTCTTTGGCGGCGGCACCGCGCTACTCAACGGCTGCCAGATTCATTCGCGATACCGCCCGGATGCTGGTGCCGCACAAGGTTGTGTGACCGCACCAAGCACCCCACGATCTGCGCCGCTTGGGCTGGTGTTTCGGAATTGTCGGCTGACTGCTGATCGCAAGATTCAAGATGGCTCAGTGCATCTCGCGCGGGCTTGGCGTCCGACTCGGGACTTTACCGATGGTCGCTATGGTGATCCGGAGGCAGTCGGCATGGCAGCGTTCTTGAATTGTTGGATGGGCCGACACGTTCATCCCGATGCGTTTACGGAGATGAGCTACCAGGCAATCGATGGATCGCGGGCGTGGTTGACGCCGAATGAAGCGCGTTTCGTGCTGGACGGTGTTCGTGGGCCGGCGCGGTTTTCGGCGTTGGCTCAGCGCCCGTTGCAGGCCGAGTTGCGTTCGCACATCGATTTGCTTTGGCCTGATACTTAG
- a CDS encoding pectate lyase family protein yields MSEMPLNPISQRRSHQHVSTPAADPVRRLERWLVLIAAALAIWGLMPRVEAAERAFPGAVGWAAETPGGRGGQVLRVTTLATDGPGSFKEALNTKGPRIIVFEVAGVIDLRLAEWAITEPFLTIAGQTAPPPGITLIKGGLTIATHDVVIRHLHIRPGEGGLKKHAGVDFDAITTVAGAKDVIIDHNSLTWASDENLSASGARFIGDGPDAWREFVSHRITFSHNLLAEGLAHSIHAKGEHSKGSLIHDNVTDIVIIGNLYAHNYERSPLFKGGTRGQVINNLIYDPGQRAIHYNLIAEEWYGHEYLTGQISVRGNVLRAGPSTEPLALFMFGGSGDLELFLDDNLAFDRIGRDLPQLGRYNAGRAKLIDLKVAPKLPPGVRVMSAREVEDWVVAEAGARPWDRDDIDRRIVANVMEGRGHIIDDEAAVGGYPVIAEVRAPFVPEDWDLGTMEPKKPLPRRPPPK; encoded by the coding sequence ATGTCCGAGATGCCCTTGAACCCGATCTCCCAACGCCGTTCCCACCAGCATGTGTCGACGCCTGCTGCTGATCCCGTCCGCCGACTGGAGCGCTGGCTCGTTCTGATTGCTGCCGCGCTCGCGATTTGGGGGCTGATGCCCCGCGTGGAAGCCGCAGAACGGGCGTTTCCTGGCGCTGTTGGTTGGGCAGCCGAGACACCAGGCGGGCGCGGCGGGCAGGTACTGCGAGTGACCACGCTCGCGACCGATGGGCCTGGCAGTTTCAAGGAAGCGCTGAACACCAAAGGCCCCAGAATCATCGTGTTCGAAGTCGCTGGTGTCATTGACCTGCGCCTTGCTGAGTGGGCCATTACTGAGCCATTCTTGACCATCGCTGGACAAACAGCGCCGCCCCCAGGAATTACCTTGATCAAAGGCGGGCTGACCATTGCCACGCATGACGTGGTGATCCGGCATCTCCATATCCGGCCGGGCGAGGGCGGTCTGAAGAAGCACGCGGGCGTCGACTTTGATGCGATCACCACGGTCGCCGGTGCGAAAGATGTGATCATTGATCACAACTCACTGACCTGGGCGAGCGACGAAAACCTTTCCGCGTCCGGTGCCCGCTTCATTGGTGACGGGCCAGACGCATGGCGGGAATTTGTCAGTCATCGCATCACGTTCTCGCACAACCTGCTTGCAGAGGGACTGGCGCATTCGATTCATGCAAAAGGCGAGCACAGCAAGGGCAGCCTGATTCATGACAACGTCACCGACATTGTGATCATCGGCAATCTGTACGCGCACAACTATGAGCGGAGCCCGCTGTTCAAGGGCGGTACTCGTGGGCAGGTCATCAACAACTTGATCTATGACCCCGGACAGCGCGCGATTCACTACAACCTGATCGCGGAAGAATGGTATGGGCATGAATACTTGACGGGGCAGATCAGTGTCCGCGGCAATGTGCTGCGCGCCGGCCCGTCTACTGAGCCGCTCGCCCTGTTCATGTTTGGGGGCTCTGGGGATCTCGAACTATTTCTGGACGACAATCTGGCGTTTGATCGCATTGGTCGCGACCTGCCCCAGCTGGGGCGCTATAACGCCGGTCGCGCCAAGTTGATCGATCTGAAGGTCGCGCCGAAGTTGCCGCCTGGTGTTCGCGTGATGTCGGCGCGTGAGGTCGAGGATTGGGTGGTCGCCGAAGCCGGTGCGAGGCCTTGGGATCGCGATGACATTGACCGCCGAATTGTGGCCAACGTGATGGAAGGTCGTGGTCACATTATCGATGATGAGGCTGCTGTGGGCGGCTATCCCGTCATTGCCGAAGTCCGCGCACCGTTCGTGCCAGAGGACTGGGATCTCGGCACCATGGAGCCGAAGAAACCGCTGCCGCGTCGACCGCCGCCGAAGTGA
- a CDS encoding 2-keto-4-pentenoate hydratase — MTESYRVTETVSESLGVASRFVAARRGALALTHYPGPLPENLETAYQRQDQAIGLWPDQLCGWKVGRIPDLWLARMGEDRLMGPVFQRQCLWLQPGQTAELPVIQDGFAAVEAEYIFVLGTDADPQRSDYTPEEALQLAGSFHIGIELAGSPLATINALGPAIVVSDFGNNAGVFVGPDIPSWHSLDLLRLNCSTYVDGALVGQGGGWFLPGGPAAALAFALNRGAKRHRPLKAGMLVSTGAATGIHDILPNQQARLVFDGIGELTARGIPATPMPEAEAS; from the coding sequence GTGACCGAGTCGTATCGCGTAACTGAAACCGTGTCCGAGAGCCTTGGCGTAGCGAGTCGGTTTGTTGCCGCCCGCCGGGGTGCTTTGGCATTGACCCACTATCCCGGGCCGCTGCCGGAGAATCTGGAAACGGCCTACCAGCGCCAAGATCAGGCGATTGGCTTATGGCCAGACCAGCTCTGTGGTTGGAAGGTCGGGCGCATTCCCGATCTCTGGCTTGCGCGCATGGGCGAGGATCGCTTGATGGGCCCGGTGTTCCAGCGCCAATGTCTGTGGCTGCAGCCCGGGCAAACAGCCGAGCTCCCGGTGATCCAAGATGGCTTTGCCGCGGTCGAGGCCGAATACATTTTCGTGCTGGGCACCGACGCCGACCCCCAACGCTCCGACTACACCCCCGAGGAAGCGCTGCAATTGGCGGGCAGCTTTCATATCGGGATCGAACTGGCGGGTAGTCCCTTGGCGACCATCAATGCCCTGGGCCCGGCCATCGTAGTGTCTGACTTCGGTAACAATGCCGGGGTGTTTGTCGGCCCTGACATCCCATCGTGGCATAGCCTTGATCTCCTCCGGCTGAACTGTTCGACCTATGTCGACGGCGCGTTGGTGGGGCAAGGCGGCGGCTGGTTTCTGCCCGGCGGTCCAGCGGCGGCACTGGCATTTGCTCTCAATCGGGGCGCGAAGCGACACCGCCCCCTGAAGGCGGGCATGCTGGTGTCAACGGGCGCTGCCACCGGAATCCATGACATTCTCCCGAATCAGCAGGCGCGCCTGGTATTTGACGGGATCGGCGAACTGACAGCGCGCGGCATTCCGGCAACACCGATGCCCGAGGCGGAGGCATCATGA
- a CDS encoding TRAP transporter substrate-binding protein, with the protein MTPSRRTFLLGLAGAACLTARPGAQASQTGKRLVASDVHVSDYPSVEAVRWIGQELARATDGRLSIEAYHSGQLGRELDQIDMARHGAIDITRVYTGALNNAFPLTIPLGLPYLFQSKAHLRRIIDGPIGKQVLDGFNARGLVGLAIFDCGARSVYSTKGPIVRPADMAGLKLRIPPSDIFLKLMSALGANPTPLPYGDVFSALETRLIDGAENNVRSFQSSRQFEIARYWSETEHSFAPDVLLMSGRNFLALSPDDQALIRELAARSVQVFRDRWDAGEAESRRTIESAGVQIQAVDREAFVAASAPVLAEYRQHPDLADMIATIGSEAD; encoded by the coding sequence ATGACGCCTTCCCGACGCACGTTTCTGCTCGGGCTTGCGGGTGCGGCGTGCCTCACCGCACGACCTGGCGCGCAGGCGTCTCAGACGGGCAAGCGGCTCGTCGCCAGCGATGTTCACGTGTCCGACTATCCGAGCGTTGAAGCGGTGCGCTGGATTGGTCAAGAGCTCGCGCGCGCAACCGATGGTCGCCTCAGCATCGAGGCCTATCACTCCGGACAGCTGGGTCGTGAGCTCGATCAGATCGATATGGCACGCCACGGTGCAATCGATATCACCCGCGTCTATACCGGCGCACTCAACAACGCGTTTCCGCTGACGATTCCGCTCGGCCTGCCGTATCTGTTTCAGTCCAAGGCGCATTTGCGTCGGATCATCGATGGCCCGATTGGCAAGCAAGTGCTGGACGGATTCAACGCCCGCGGCCTGGTCGGCCTGGCGATCTTCGACTGCGGTGCGCGCTCGGTGTACAGCACCAAGGGCCCCATTGTGCGGCCTGCCGATATGGCTGGCCTGAAGCTCCGAATTCCGCCCTCCGACATCTTCTTGAAACTGATGAGCGCGCTCGGCGCCAATCCGACGCCCTTGCCTTACGGCGATGTGTTTTCAGCGCTGGAGACACGCCTGATCGATGGTGCCGAGAACAACGTGCGCAGCTTCCAGAGCAGCCGCCAATTCGAAATCGCGCGCTATTGGTCGGAGACTGAGCACTCGTTCGCGCCCGACGTGCTCTTGATGTCAGGTCGCAACTTTCTCGCCCTGTCGCCTGATGACCAGGCCCTGATTCGCGAACTTGCAGCGCGCTCTGTGCAAGTGTTTCGCGACCGCTGGGACGCTGGCGAAGCCGAGTCGCGTCGGACGATCGAATCGGCCGGGGTCCAGATTCAGGCGGTTGACCGCGAGGCCTTTGT